Proteins co-encoded in one Nothobranchius furzeri strain GRZ-AD chromosome 4, NfurGRZ-RIMD1, whole genome shotgun sequence genomic window:
- the pcm1 gene encoding pericentriolar material 1 protein isoform X9 — MEVCCHGNCWSEIGHKCLASKVYREATVLFAANETPEEEEDRVILELTLGEATAGFVVLLGNESKSYGVPNIELNPLVPSNGRWRQAEAVGDMATGGPVDDPVEELHNWTVTNGSLEDRLNNMDWGIQQKKPNRSSENKKKLSASVVESRLTNDISPESTPGAGRRKTRTPHSFPHIKYSTQMSVPEQAELDKLRQRINFTDLDERSIGSDSQGRVTAANNQRQLAGENRKPHNYLPLHVNTNKSKEPLLPSASAPTTPAITKEIKKQSPGFRDLLTLATPVRDSSRLAHSDSEQGLLLQREHVRGEPRLDSSQVVSKLVQIRDYISKARSMRDYLVEKNDVPANVERLSLLIEHLKEQEKSYLRFLQTMLAQQNDGDGATLVAAVGSGSLESASLNAEVRSLDTSNTTGDRPEAVCADQREELENLRKQHELLKKMLEQQEQLRALQGRQEALMAMQRSAEHALAVIEDAVVTETTNSVSGLSVTSELNDELNELIQRFHKQLHDSQTKAVPDNRHQARSLSLSREVGWPRTPHVVGPPQHRPLLHSASGPHTGLDTDTTAASAKLTKLQELQDKKQTMDKILRELHSLRDQTLNNNSCRGLSALCSSSMEGSSDCPSVLCSNGAMASTSFQPLPTQRQDGSSSNKLRKLKEVHKRLNELRELVQYYEQTSDMMVDAVNENVKEVDDEEEEDETEDGSMFETIFDSEQENRQHLTNIRNPQRSRNWADLNSLTNGRSVRASTTNNRNGRLNTECEINNRTAANLRSLNVATPIECQYNRDQPYDQGKDEDEEDDYVDNDEGAQALVPDSVSESSRRSSLGNDAELTPKLHRQTAKQKLRQLQELVAMVQSDDTDGTTANEDEALHQQPNNTRAPISGTPVDHSKKSPRDVARSSKAREKLYEEKLRQQKQELKQLHEERQRLIEIQGKIQDLQWACPDLQSSVSSTVSQQGLLRTAPVAVSSPAPIKAVSSSGPKTNLAVLKATAAEAASSSVNDNEQLWSEMRRGQMLREDLRQRRMHLESLMAEQQRRSGLCDSPCQAEDQEDNSVQPLNRDERTMATWGSSSDHLDDDDENADDEYRSEICAEEEEEQEECTESSSDDDVHVFSPGMNQCSHCNRKNQGSNLKPPAAFSGESCDHLHNKTQVKQQSRPSNQSPSQHGSIRRQENLRWPSELSFVDGTHHFQEQISQLQKQLDFSTSMCQTLLQDQQTLSYMLQTLLTGQNSLLPNNLSSPQVQLVMHQLNQCYTQLAWQQNNVQRLKQVLNDLIHQQQSSAAGWQTQKRVSAHESSPGPSASPGVFHPYSSTLHPSAINTMSPALSPFPPSFNLHTPFPTATGDSFQGAAGPAAPECQKLQLDPNTSVQLEYMSFPPPLQRSPLNTATERGPAVRLNTSYTKNITRHHAPKMELSESPTSSPVFAKRHSRQRAFDKESQGSFSSIPDPVDSTTVTKAFKAGCKASAQANLASRSKTPKNRRRRSKGHKNMEGPDSESVSSSADFAQERAAMSHHREQNQRLLEKLTQEKLDSKAKLGNKRNDLSSAYAWRTPFLSNRIACTEAPDASSDFSLFEALRETIYSEVASLISQNESRPHFLIELFHELQLLNTDYLRQRALFCLQDLVTKHLAMRSAAEEPLPSLGPAVWTAGSQSELTPSQSLVTSDEEVVEKNLRHVQELKRKGDTESVDNDSNMSTSSILEPFANDDLGNTVIHFGNVVRIREYERMKLKAGFNHCNASAAGVNTSEASNAERASANPAEPVEGAAAGDVHCPQIDTQQLDRQIKAIMTEVIPFLKENMNEVCSHQLLTSVRRMVLTLTQQNDDSKEFVRFFHKQLGGILQESLSKFEGRTLKDCGEDLLVEISEILFNELAFFKLMQDLDSSSCGSTPAARQRHQTEKPSKTNHISQENAEGGTEKSISPATDDEDKDQDEAEKEGSATIQEHFLQMELKSSDASEMEEEEDEGQSQGAPLSINLSKAETQALTDYGSGEDENDEEEMEEFEAGPVDVQTSLQVSADGQVEQNMATNSSEIREIEPEQNYNE; from the exons ATGGAAGTATGTTGCCATGGCAATTGCTGGTCGGAAATAGGTCACAAGTGTTTGGCTAGTAAAGTTTACCGAGAAGCGACCGTGTTATTTGCTGCCAATGAaacaccagaagaagaagaagaccgtGTTATTTTAGAACTAACCCTTGGAGAGGCTACTGCTGGTTTTGTTGTTTTACTAGGTAACGAAAGCAAGTCTTATGGAGTTCCGAACATTGAGCTCAACCCGCTAGTCCCCTCGAACGGACGGTGGAGG CAGGCGGAAGCAGTGGGGGACATGGCAACGGGAGGACCTGTAGATGATCCTGTAGAAGAGCTTCACAACTGGACTGTAACTAATGGCAGTCTGGAAGATAGACTCAACAACATG GACTGGGGTATACAGCAGAAGAAACCCAATCGATCTTCAGAAAACAAGAAAAAGCTGTCTGCCTCAGTGGTGGAGAGCCGTCTGACTAATGACATTTCACCAGAGTCCACCCCAGGAGCCGGCCGCAGGAAAACACGCACTCCTCATTCCTTCCCTCACATCAAATACTCTACTCAGATGTCTGTCCCAGAGCAGGCTGAGCTGGATAAGCTGCGTCAGAGAATAAATTTTACAGATCTGGATGAG AGGAGCATCGGAAGCGACTCTCAGGGGCGCGTCACGGCTGCTAACAACCAGCGTCAGCTAGCTGGAGAGAACAGAAAGCCCCACAACTACCTACCTCTCCATGTAAACACTAACAAAAGCAAAGAGCCACTCCTTCCCTCGGCCTCTGCCCCAACCACCCCTGCTATCACCAAGGAGATCAAGAAGCAGAGCCCTGGTTTCAGGGATTTGTTGACCCTAGCGACTCCTGTGAGAGACTCTTCGAGGCTCGCCCACAGTGATTCAGAGCAAGGCCTCCTGTTGCAGAGAGAGCATGTGAGAGGAGAGCCGAGATTAGACAGCAGTCAG GTGGTGAGCAAGCTGGTCCAGATCCGAGACTACATCAGCAAGGCCAGGTCCATGAGGGACTATCTGGTGGAAAAGAACGATGTGCCAGCCAATGTGGAGCGACTCTCTCTTCTCATCGAACATCTCAAAGAGCAGGAGAAGTCCTATTTACGGTTCTTGCAGACGATGCTT GCTCAGCAGAATGATGGTGATGGAGCGACCCTGGTCGCTGCAGTCGGCTCCGGATCGTTAGAGAGCGCTTCTCTTAACGCAGAGGTCCGTTCGTTAGACACTTCAAACACAACA GGTGACAGGCCAGAAGCTGTGTGTGCTGATCAGAGGGAGGAGTTGGAGAACCTACGTAAGCAGCACGAGCTGCTGAAGAAGATGCTTGAGCAGCAAGAACAGCTCAGGGCCCTGCAGGGCCGGCAGGAAGCACTAATGGCCATGCAACGCAGTGCAGAACATGCACTTGCTGTGATTGAAGACGCTG TTGTCACAGAAACTACTAACAGTGTTTCCGGCCTGAGCGTAACATCAGAACTGAATGATGAGTTAAATGAGTTGATCCAGCGTTTCCACAAACAGCTACATGACTCTCAG ACCAAAGCAGTGCCAGATAACCGTCACCAGGCACGGAGTCTTTCCCTCTCCAGAGAAGTTGGCTGGCCCAGAACCCCCCACGTTGTTGGTCCACCTCAACACCGGCCCCTCCTTCACTCTGCGTCTGGCCCGCACACCGGTCTAGACACGGACACTACTGCAGCCAGCGCCAAACTCACTAAGCTACAAGAACTCCAAGACAAAAAGCAAACAATGGACAAGATTCTACGAGAGTTGCATTCACTCAGAGACCAGACACTAAACAATAACTCAT GCCGTGGCTTGTCAGCACTTTGCAGTTCAAGTATGGAAGGATCTTCAGATTGTCCATCTGTCCTCTGCTCTAATGGAGCCATGGCGTCCACTTCCTTTCAGCCTTTGCCCACACAACGGCAGGATGGCTCGAGCTCCAACAAGCTTCG GAAGCTAAAGGAGGTCCATAAGCGTCTGAATGAGCTGAGAGAACTGGTTCAGTACTATGAGCAGACTTCTGACATGATGGTGGATGCCGTCAATGAAAATGTGAAAGAGGTTgacgatgaggaggaggaggatgagactgAGGATGGATCTATGTTTGAAACTATTTTTGACTCAGAGCAAGAGAATCGTCAGCATTTAACCAACATCAG AAACCCACAGCGCAGCAGGAACTGGGCAGACCTGAACAGCCTGACTAACGGCCGCAGCGTCAGGGCTAGTACGACCAACAATCGCAATGGCCGACTCAACACCGAGTGCGAGATCAACAATCGGACAGCAGCTAACCTCCGCAGCCTCAACGTCGCCACACCCATAG AGTGCCAGTACAACAGGGACCAACCCTATGATCAGGGGAAGGATGAAGATGAGGAGGACGATTATGTTGATAACGATGAAGGGGCACAGGCTCTGGTTCCAGACAGTGTGTCAGAGTCCAGCCGAAGGAGCAGCCTCGGGAATGATGCAGAACTTACTCCGAAGCTTCATCGACAAACGGCAAAGCAAAAACTcaggcagctgcaggagctgGTGGCCATGGTTCAG AGTGATGACACAGATGGAACAACAGCTAATGAGGATGAAGCTTTGCACCAACAGCCAAATAATACCAGAGCTCCGATATCCGGGACGCCGGTGGACCACTCCAAAAAAAGTCCCAGAGATGTCGCCCGCTCCAGCAAGGCCAG GGAGAAGCTGTATGAGGAGAAGCTGCGTCAGCAGAAGCAGGAGCTGAAGCAGCTGCACGAAGAACGCCAGCGACTCATCGAAATCCAAGGCAAGATCCAGGACCTGCAGTGGGCCTGCCCTGACCTTCAG TCATCTGTGTCCAGCACCGTTAGCCAGCAGGGTTTACTGAGGACGGCTCCTGTTGCAGTCTCCAGCCCCGCCCCCATCAAGGCTGTTTCATCCTCGGGACCCAAAACCAACTTGGCTGTGCTCAAAGCCACCGCTGCAGAGGCAGCTTCTTCCTCTGTCAATGATAATGAG CAGCTTTGGTCAGAAATGCGTCGTGGGCAGATGTTGCGGGAGGATCTGAGACAGCGCAGGATGCACCTGGAGTCATTGATGGCTGAACAGCAGAGGCGTAGTGGTCTCTGCGACTCACCGTGTCAGGCTGAAGACCAGGAGGACAATTCTGTACAGCCTCTCAACAGAGATGAAAG AACAATGGCCACCTGGGGTTCCAGTTCAGACCACCTTGATGATGACGATGAAAACGCTGATGATGAGTATCGCTCAGAAATCTGtgctgaggaggaagaggagcaggaagAGTGTACCGAGAGCAGCTCTGATGATGACGTGCATGTCTTCTCACCAGGCATGAACCAGTGTTCCCACTGTAACAGGAAGAACCAAGGAAG CAATctgaagcctccagcagccttCTCAGGTGAGAGCTGTGACCACCTTCACAACAAGACTCAGGTGAAGCAGCAGTCCAGGCCCTCGAACCAGTCACCCAGCCAACATGGAAGCATACGTCGACAGGAGAACCTGCGCTGGCCTTCTGAGCTCTCCTTTGTTGATGGTACTCACCACTTCCAGGAGCAAATCAGCCAACTGCAGAAACAGCTGGACTTCAGCACCAGCATGTGTCAGACTCTCCTGCAGGACCAGCAG ACACTATCCTACATGCTGCAAACTCTCCTGACTGGTCAGAACAGTCTGTTACCCAACAACCTGTCATCCCCACAAGTCCAACTGGTCATGCATCAGCTGAACCAGTGCTACACCCAGCTGGCCTGGCAGCAAAATAACGTACAGAG ACTCAAGCAGGTCTTGAATGACCTGATCCACCAGCAGCAGTCTTCAGCAGCCGGCTGGCAGACCCAGAAGCGCGTCTCGGCTCACGAGTCCAGCCCCGGGCCCTCGGCGTCCCCTGGTGTCTTCCACCCGTACTCCTCTACTCTGCATCCCTCAGCTATCAACACGATGAGCCCTGCCTTGTCTCCATTCCCTCCCA GTTTTAACTTGCACACACCGTTCCCCACTGCGACAGGCGATTCCTTTCAGGGCGCGGCTGGTCCAGCTGCTCCAGAGTGTCAGAAGCTGCAGCTAGATCCCAACACGTCGGTTCAATTGGAGTACATGAGTTTCCCTCCGCCGCTGCAGCGCTCTCCTCTCAACACAGCGACAGAGAGAGG ACCTGCTGTCCGACTTAACACTTCCTACACAAAGAACATAACTCGGCATCACGCGCCTAAAATGGAGCTTTCAGAGTCTCCCACTTCCTCTCCCGTTTTTGCCAAACGTCACTCAAGACAGAGAGCGTTTGACAAGGAGTCTCAGGGAAGCTTCAGCAGTATTCCTGACCCTGTTGATTCCACCACAGTCACAAAGGCTTTCAAGGCTGGGTGCAAAGCCTCGGCACAAGCCAACCTGGCCTCTCGGAGCAAGACTCCCAAGAATCGACGCCGCAGGAGCAAAGGCCACAAGAACATGGAAG GCCCCGACAGTGAAAGTGTGAGCAGCAGTGCAGACTTTGCCCAGGAGAGGGCAGCCATGTCTCATCACAGAGAGCAGAATCAGAGACTGTTGGAAAAACTGACTCAAGAAAAACTGGACAGCAAAGCAAAACTCGGGAACAAAAGAAACGACCTCTCCTCCG CCTATGCTTGGAGAACACCCTTCCTCTCTAACAGAATTGCATGCACAGAAGCACCAG ATGCGAGCAGCGACTTCTCGCTGTTCGAAGCACTGAGGGAGACCATTTACTCTGAGGTGGCCTCTTTGATTTCCCAGAACGAGTCGAGGCCTCACTTTCTCATCGAGCTCTTTCATGAGCTGCAGCTGCTCAACACGGACTATTTGAGACAGAGAGCTCTCTTTTGTCTGCAG GACTTGGTGACGAAGCACCTGGCCATGAGGAGTGCAGCGGAGGAGCCGTTGCCCTCCCTCGGCCCTGCTGTGTGGACAGCaggctctcagtctgagctgacaCCCAGCCAGAGTCTGGTTACAAGTGATGAA GAGGTGGTGGAGAAGAACTTGAGGCACGTTCAGGAGTTAAAGAGGAAGGGTGATACTGAATCTGTGGATAATGACAGCAACATGTCCACCTCCTCCATCCTGGAGCCTTTTGCCAACGATGACCTGG GCAACACGGTGATTCATTTTGGCAATGTGGTGAGGATTAGGGAGTATGAGCGCATGAAGCTTAAAGCCGGGTTTAATCACTGCAACGCCAGCGCTGCAGGTGTGAACACTTCTGAGGCTTCAAACGCTGAACGTGCTTCTGCCAACCCCGCTGAACCGGTAGAAG gagctgcagctggAGATGTGCACTGCCCTCAGATCGACACCCAGCAGCTGGATCGTCAGATCAAAGCCATCATGACTGAAGTCATTCCCTTTCTTAAG GAGAACATGAACGAGGTGTGTTCCCACCAGCTGCTAACATCTGTGCGGCGCATGGTCCTCACTCTTACACAGCAAAATGATGACAGCAAGGAGTTTGTCCGCTTTTTCCACAAACAGCTGGGGGGCATTCTGCAG GAGTCTCTCAGTAAATTTGAGGGTCGTACTCTGAAGGACTGTGGCGAGGATCTGTTGGTGGAGATTTCAGAGATCCTCTTCAATGAGCTGGCCTTCTTTAAGCTCATGCAGGATCTGGACAGCAGCAGCTGTGGCAGCACCCCTGCTGCAAGACAAAGACACCAGACGGAAAAGCCCAGCAAGACGAATCACATTTCACAG
- the LOC129164287 gene encoding zinc finger BED domain-containing protein 4-like: MSAVWNHFKLETEGCPTATCNICKLSVSRGGKDRAAFNTTNLIRHLKNKHPAQYSEFTAATQIKTWSQPTLEAMLKNKEKLPKDSDKAKNITAKIAEFIALDDQPLSVVSNVGFRRLMEHLEPRYELPSRSYFTDTALPSIHNKLRDHLLVMLSKVSAFGFTTDIWSSSVCPMSLISFTAQWIDSSFNLQRATLNAQHFRGSHTAEHVKQAIEEMLNSWGIEKERVHVIVRDNARNMKRAMEDLAVPGLGCVAHTLQLVVHEGLLSQRSVTDTMANARKIIGHFKHSPLAYSRLEDIQISLKMTVKRLQQDVHVRWNSSLYMLQSILEQKRALSIYTADHNLPATLTSSQWTLMENTAEVLIPLEELTREVSKETATAADVIPAISALRRVLSREQTTDQGVRTMKRTLLEAVETRFAEVEKEPLYSIATLVDPRYKDRQVEIMYIFNLILRK, from the exons ATGTCAGCGGTTTGGAATCATTTTAAACTGGAGACCGAAGGCTGTCCAACAGCCACTTGCAACATTTGCAAACTGAGTGTTTCACGTGGTGGAAAAGACCGAGCTGCTTTTAACACCACGAACCTGATCCGGCATCTTAAGAACAAACATCCAGCTCAATATTCCGAGTTCACCGCGGCAACGCAGATCAAAACATGGAGCCAGCCGACACTGGAAGCTAtgctgaaaaacaaagaaaaacttcCTAAGGATAGCGACAAGGCCAAGAACATCACAGCCAAGATAGCTGAATTTATTGCACTAGATGACCAGCCGCTGTCTGTGGTTTCAAACGTAGGATTTCGCCGTCTCATGGAGCACCTGGAGCCACGGTACGAGTTACCTTCTCGAAGCTACTTTACAGACACAGCTCTGCCCAGCATTCACAACAAGCTACGTGACCACCTGTTAGTCATGTTATCAAAGGTGTCTGCTTTTGGGTTTACCACGGACATATGGAGTTCGTCTGTTTGTCCAATGTCACTGATCAGCTTCACTGCACAATGGATCGACTCGAGTTTCAATTTACAACGTGCTACGTTAAATGCGCAACATTTTCGCGGATCTCACACAGCAGAGCATGTGAAACAGGCTATTGAAGAGATGCTGAACAGTTGGGGAATTGAAAAGGAACGTGTCCATGTAATTGTGCGTGACAATGCGCGAAATATGAAGAGAGCCATGGAGGACTTGGCAGTACCAGGCTTGGGCTGTGTTGCACACACGCTTCAACTTGTTGTGCACGAGGGTCTGCTCTCTCAGCGCAGCGTCACAGACACAATGGCTAATGCCAGGAAGATAATAGGCCATTTCAAACATTCTCCTTTGGCCTATTCACGCCTGGAAGATATCCAGATTTCTCTGAAGATGACCGTGAAGCGCCTGCAGCAGGATGTGCATGTTAGATGGAACAGCAGCCTCTATATGCTACAGAGCATTCTGGAGCAAAAGCGAGCGCTCAGCATCTATACAGCTGACCACAACCTCCCTGCTACACTAACATCTAGTCAGTGGACCCTGATGGAGAATACAGCTGAAGTGTTAATTCCCTTGGAAGAACTGACTAGGGAAGTGAGCAAGGAGACTGCAACTGCAGCAGATGTGATCCCTGCCATTTCAg CTCTCAGACGTGTCCTGTCTCGAGAGCAAACGACTGACCAGGGTGTTCGAACCATGAAAAGAACTCTCCTAGAGGCAGTGGAGACTCGCTTTGCTGAGGTAGAAAAGGAACCACTCTACAGCATCGCCACTTTAGTGGATCCAAGATACAAAGACAGGCAAGTAGAAATAATGTACATTTTTAATTTGATTCTAAGAAAATAA